The following proteins come from a genomic window of Gossypium raimondii isolate GPD5lz chromosome 5, ASM2569854v1, whole genome shotgun sequence:
- the LOC105770662 gene encoding sucrose-phosphatase 2 isoform X1 has translation MDRLNGPPRLMIVSDLDFTMVDHEDPENLSLLRFNALWEAYYRHDSLLVYSTGRSPTIYKQLRNEKPLLTPDITIMSVGTEIAYGEPMVPDYDWEQHLNLNWDRDIITQETAKFPQLIPQACTEQRPHKVSFFLEKPNSLEVIKALSESLEKHKLDVKIIYSHGTALDVLPKGADKGQALAYLQRKLKANGRVPLSSLVCGDSGNDAELFTVPDVYGVMVGNAQEELLQWCAENARNNPNIIHSTERCASGIIQAIGKFSIGPNVSPRDIKDWGKCRVNVLSPGYEVVKFYLLYERWRRAEVEKSDQILQNLKSSFYPLGTFVHPSGTEQPMSKCKDMMERLYGDKQGKQYCIWLDRVSTSQIGSDAWLVKFDKWESTGEERHCCLTTVLLNTKQAEEGFTWMHIHQTWLDGLETKPRIVWFL, from the exons ATGGATCGTCTCAATGGCCCTCCCCGCCTCATGATAGTTTCAGATCTTGATTTCACAATG GTCGATCATGAAGACCCAGAGAACCTTTCTCTTCTTCGATTCAACGCTCTTTGGGAAGCCTATTATCGCCACGATTCTTTGCTGGTGTATTCCACTGGAAGGTCGCCGACGATTTATAAACAGCTGAGGAATGAGAAGCCCCTTTTGACCCCAGATATAACCATAATGTCCGTGGGAACCGAGATTGCTTATGGTGAACCAATGGTGCCTGATTATGATTGGGAGCAACATTTGAATCTCAATTGGGACAGAGATATTATTACTCAGGAAACTGCTAAGTTTCCTCAGCTTATTCCTCAGGCAT GCACCGAGCAACGACCTCACAAGGTTAGCTTTTTCTTGGAGAAGCCTAATTCATTAGAAGTAATCAAGGCACTTTCAGAAAGTCTAGAAAAACACAAG CTagatgttaaaataatttatagcCATGGGACAGCATTGGATGTATTACCAAAAGGTGCTGATAAAGGCCAAGCGCTTGCATATTTGCAGAGAAAGCTTAAAGCTAATGGAAGAGTTCCACTTAGTTCACTTGTTTGTGGTGACTCTGGAAATGATGCTGAACTTTTCACTGTTCCTGACGTATATGGTGTGATG GTTGGCAATGCACAAGAAGAGTTATTACAGTGGTGTGCTGAAAATGCGAGAAACAATCCCAACATAATCCATTCGACTGAGAGATGTGCATCTGGAATAATACAAGCCATTGGGAAATTCTCTATTGGTCCAAATGTGTCTCCCAGAGATATCAAAGATTGGGGAAAATGCAGAGTAAATGTTTTGAGTCCTGGTTATGAAGTTGTGAAGTTCTATTTGCTTTACGAGCGATGGCGACGTGCTGAAGTTGAGAAGTCTGATCAGATTTTGCAGAATCTTAAATCAAGCTTT TATCCATTAGGTACTTTTGTCCATCCCTCTGGAACTGAGCAACCAATGAGCAAGTGCAAAGATATGATGGAAAGATTATATGGGgataaacaaggaaaacaataTTGTATTTGGCTGGATCGCGTTTCAACATCACAGATTGGTTCAGATGCATGGCTTGTGAAGTTTGATAAATGGGAGTCAACTG GTGAGGAAAGACATTGCTGTCTTACAACAGTCTTACTGAATACAAAG CAAGCTGAAGAAGGCTTCACATGGATGCACATACATCAGACATGGTTGGATGGTTTGGAAACAAAGCCCCGAATTGTTTGGTTTCTCTAA
- the LOC105770662 gene encoding sucrose-phosphatase 2 isoform X2: MDRLNGPPRLMIVSDLDFTMVDHEDPENLSLLRFNALWEAYYRHDSLLVYSTGRSPTIYKQLRNEKPLLTPDITIMSVGTEIAYGEPMVPDYDWEQHLNLNWDRDIITQETAKFPQLIPQSGTEQRPHKVSFFLEKPNSLEVIKALSESLEKHKLDVKIIYSHGTALDVLPKGADKGQALAYLQRKLKANGRVPLSSLVCGDSGNDAELFTVPDVYGVMVGNAQEELLQWCAENARNNPNIIHSTERCASGIIQAIGKFSIGPNVSPRDIKDWGKCRVNVLSPGYEVVKFYLLYERWRRAEVEKSDQILQNLKSSFYPLGTFVHPSGTEQPMSKCKDMMERLYGDKQGKQYCIWLDRVSTSQIGSDAWLVKFDKWESTGEERHCCLTTVLLNTKQAEEGFTWMHIHQTWLDGLETKPRIVWFL; the protein is encoded by the exons ATGGATCGTCTCAATGGCCCTCCCCGCCTCATGATAGTTTCAGATCTTGATTTCACAATG GTCGATCATGAAGACCCAGAGAACCTTTCTCTTCTTCGATTCAACGCTCTTTGGGAAGCCTATTATCGCCACGATTCTTTGCTGGTGTATTCCACTGGAAGGTCGCCGACGATTTATAAACAGCTGAGGAATGAGAAGCCCCTTTTGACCCCAGATATAACCATAATGTCCGTGGGAACCGAGATTGCTTATGGTGAACCAATGGTGCCTGATTATGATTGGGAGCAACATTTGAATCTCAATTGGGACAGAGATATTATTACTCAGGAAACTGCTAAGTTTCCTCAGCTTATTCCTCAG TCAGGCACCGAGCAACGACCTCACAAGGTTAGCTTTTTCTTGGAGAAGCCTAATTCATTAGAAGTAATCAAGGCACTTTCAGAAAGTCTAGAAAAACACAAG CTagatgttaaaataatttatagcCATGGGACAGCATTGGATGTATTACCAAAAGGTGCTGATAAAGGCCAAGCGCTTGCATATTTGCAGAGAAAGCTTAAAGCTAATGGAAGAGTTCCACTTAGTTCACTTGTTTGTGGTGACTCTGGAAATGATGCTGAACTTTTCACTGTTCCTGACGTATATGGTGTGATG GTTGGCAATGCACAAGAAGAGTTATTACAGTGGTGTGCTGAAAATGCGAGAAACAATCCCAACATAATCCATTCGACTGAGAGATGTGCATCTGGAATAATACAAGCCATTGGGAAATTCTCTATTGGTCCAAATGTGTCTCCCAGAGATATCAAAGATTGGGGAAAATGCAGAGTAAATGTTTTGAGTCCTGGTTATGAAGTTGTGAAGTTCTATTTGCTTTACGAGCGATGGCGACGTGCTGAAGTTGAGAAGTCTGATCAGATTTTGCAGAATCTTAAATCAAGCTTT TATCCATTAGGTACTTTTGTCCATCCCTCTGGAACTGAGCAACCAATGAGCAAGTGCAAAGATATGATGGAAAGATTATATGGGgataaacaaggaaaacaataTTGTATTTGGCTGGATCGCGTTTCAACATCACAGATTGGTTCAGATGCATGGCTTGTGAAGTTTGATAAATGGGAGTCAACTG GTGAGGAAAGACATTGCTGTCTTACAACAGTCTTACTGAATACAAAG CAAGCTGAAGAAGGCTTCACATGGATGCACATACATCAGACATGGTTGGATGGTTTGGAAACAAAGCCCCGAATTGTTTGGTTTCTCTAA
- the LOC105770663 gene encoding ABC transporter I family member 6, chloroplastic — protein sequence MAWQIQCTASPPLLPSFPPFTLKSTSSISLPLPLPLPLTRSSRFRSTHAPSPRPIAASFSAVESTTSTDGLGNSKTPLLEVKGLTAVIAETKQEILKGVDLVVHHGEIHAIMGKNGSGKSTFSKVLVGHPDYEVTGGDVVFKGENLLDMEPEERSLAGLFMSFQSPVEIPGVNNIDFLHMAYNARRKKLGEPELGPLEFYAYIYPKLDLVNMKTDFLNRNVNEGFSGGERKRNEILQLAVLGADLAILDEIDSGLDVDALRDVAKAVNGLLTPTNSVLMITHYRRLLEVIKPTFIHIMENGRIIKTGDSSLAKVLEEKGYTAISAA from the exons ATGGCTTGGCAAATTCAGTGCACTGCTTCACCACCACTACTCCCTTCTTTTCCCCCTTTTACTCTAAAATCTACCTCTTCCATTTCTCttcctctccctctccctctccctctcaCTCGCTCTTCCCGCTTCCGCTCTACTCACGCGCCGTCTCCTAGGCCCATCGCCGCTTCCTTCTCCGCCGTTGAATCTACCACCTCCACCGACGGTCTTGGCAACTCCAAGACGCCTCTTCTCGAAGTCAAAGGTTTAACTGCCGTGATTGCTGAAACCAAGCAGGAAATCCTCAAAGGCGTGGACCTcgtcgttcaccatggagag attcATGCTATAATGGGAAAGAATGGCTCTGGGAAGAGTACGTTTTCTAAG gTTCTTGTCGGTCATCCAGATTATGAGGTGACTGGAGGAGATGTTGTTTTCAAGGGAGAGAATTTGCTTGACATGGAACCGGAGGAAAGATCTCTTGCTGGACTTTTTATGAGTTTCCAGTCCCCGGTTGAGATCCCGGGTGTGAACAATATCGACTTTTTGCACATGGCATATAATGCTCGAAGGAAAAAACTTGGTGAGCCCGAGCTTGGTCCACTTGAG TTCTATGCTTACATATATCCTAAACTCGATCTTGTGAACATGAAGACTGATTTCCTTAACCGAAATGTCAATGAAGGATTCAGTGGAGGTGAAAGGAAGCGCAATGAGATTTTGCAGCTTGCG GTTCTTGGAGCAGACTTGGCTATACTCGATGAGATTGATTCTGGGCTAGATGTTGATGCCCTTCGAGATGTAGCGAAAGCAGTGAATGGTCTTTTGACTCCAACAAACTCAGTTTTGATGATAACTCATTATCGACGACTGTTGGAAGTTATAAAGCCGACATTCATCCATATTATG GAGAATGGAAGAATCATAAAGACAGGAGATAGCTCCTTAGCTAAAGTTCTCGAGGAGAAAGGCTATACTGCAATTTCTGCTGCATAG
- the LOC105770666 gene encoding protein farnesyltransferase/geranylgeranyltransferase type-1 subunit alpha, with translation MDSREDDGGEPLSRMAEWRDVTPLPQDDGPHPVVPIAYKEEFRETMDYFRAIYKADERSPRALRLTRRAIHLNPGNYTVWHFRRLVLEALNADLDEELDFLQRIANSNSKNYQLWHHRRWVVERLGANAGAKELNLIKKILSLDAKNYHAWSHRQWVLQALGGWEDELDYCQQLLEEDIFNNSAWNQRYFVVTRSPFLGGLKAMRASEVRYTVEAILANPNNECPWRYLRGLYKDDIKALVNDPEISSVCLKVINTKNNYVFALKMLLDLLCHGFQPCHEFRDSVVALRTSQPDPLDPDLSMAICDILEHVDSLRASYWIWRKNKLSVAAV, from the exons ATGGATTCAAGAGAAGACGACGGCGGAGAGCCACTTAGCCGGATGGCGGAGTGGCGTGATGTGACGCCTCTTCCTCAAGACGACGGTCCTCACCCCGTCGTCCCCATAGCCTACAAGGAAGAATTCCGTGAAACCATGGATTACTTCCGAGCCATCTACAAAGCCGATGAACGCTCCCCTCGTGCCCTCCGCCTCACTCGACGAGCCATCCATCTCAATCCTGGAAATTACACT GTTTGGCATTTTAGGCGACTCGTGCTCGAAGCACTTAATGCCGATTTGGACGAGGAATTGGATTTTCTTCAACGGATCGCTAATTCTAACTCTAAGAACTATCAGTTATG GCACCATCGGCGGTGGGTTGTCGAGAGATTGGGAGCTAATGCTGGAGCCAAGGAGCTTAATCTCATTAAGAAGATACTATCACTTGATGCCAAAAATTATCATGCCTGGTCACATAGGCAG TGGGTGCTTCAGGCATTAGGTGGCTGGGAAGATGAACTTGATTATTGTCAGCAACTTCTCGAAGAAGATATCTTTAATAATTCTGCTTGGAACCAG AGATATTTTGTTGTAACAAGATCTCCTTTCTTGGGAGGCCTGAAAGCCATGAGAGCATCTGAAGTAAGATACACTGTGGAAGCCATTCTGGCCAACCCAAACAATGAGTGTCCATGGAGATACCTCCGAGGTCTTTACAAAGACGATATTAAAGCTTTGGTTAATGATCCTGAGATCTCATCAGTATGTTTGAAGGTAATAAACACGAAAAACAACTACGTTTTTGCGCTGAAAATGCTTCTCGATCTTCTTTGTCATGGTTTTCAGCCATGCCATGAGTTCAGAGATTCTGTAGTCGCTCTTCGGACTTCACAACCTGACCCACTAGATCCGGACCTGTCAATGGCAATTTGTGACATCTTGGAACATGTGGATTCTTTGAGAGCAAGCTATTGGATATGGCGCAAAAACAAGCTTTCTGTAGCAGCCGTATGA
- the LOC105770667 gene encoding prefoldin subunit 1: MADEVNKTAFLEIQGRMIELTGKLKQVQNQMRTKEGEKKRAFLTLEELNQLPDDTNTYKSIGRTFVLEPKSVLVNEQEQKLKDSESAIGSLQSSKEYMEKQLAEVENNLRELLQQDPGLARQIMSMSV; this comes from the exons ATGGCCGACGAAGTTAACAAAACT GCATTTTTAGAGATTCAAGGTCGAATGATTGAGCTCACCGGCAAATTGAAACAG GTGCAAAACCAGATGCGAACGAAGGAAGGTGAAAAGAAGCGTGCTTTCTTAACATTGGAGGAGCTGAATCAGCTGCCTGATGATACAAATACATACAAATCCATAG GGAGAAC GTTTGTTTTAGAGCCTAAGTCAGTTTTAGTGAATGAACAAGAACAGAAGCTGAAAGATAGTGAATCTGCAATTGGTTCATTACAG AGCTCAAAGGAGTACATGGAAAAACAGCTGGCGGAGGTGGAGAACAACTTGAGGGAGCTGCTGCAACAAGATCCAGGCCTCGCTCGTCAGATAATGTCGATGAGCGTgtaa